In Streptomyces sp. NBC_00414, a single window of DNA contains:
- a CDS encoding TetR/AcrR family transcriptional regulator: MRAAKTPRRAVAAADRTRQPTEVRRRLIVEAAVPLIAERGYASVGVRDVAAAAGVSVGTVTYHFGSVQEILSEAMVLNIERYYAALNEAAEEADGGAEALRLLIDALFTEDTDRHWRMWFDYWSAGDRDQDPEQAFAGGQAKRYEDWHGQIRVLVERGVADGEFVCADPAGFTVRFAALSDGLALQRLRQAPPLSTEDARRHMYRLVETELGTGGR, encoded by the coding sequence GTGAGGGCCGCGAAGACGCCCCGCCGTGCGGTCGCCGCGGCCGACCGCACGCGCCAGCCCACCGAGGTCCGCCGCCGGCTCATCGTGGAGGCGGCCGTCCCGCTCATCGCCGAGCGCGGCTACGCCTCCGTGGGCGTACGGGACGTCGCCGCCGCGGCGGGCGTGTCCGTCGGCACGGTCACCTACCACTTCGGCAGCGTCCAGGAGATCCTCTCCGAGGCCATGGTGCTGAACATCGAGCGCTATTACGCGGCACTGAACGAGGCCGCCGAGGAGGCGGACGGCGGCGCCGAGGCCCTGCGGCTGCTGATCGACGCGCTGTTCACGGAGGACACCGACCGGCACTGGCGGATGTGGTTCGACTACTGGAGCGCGGGCGACCGCGACCAGGACCCCGAACAGGCCTTCGCCGGCGGCCAGGCCAAGCGGTACGAGGACTGGCACGGGCAGATCCGCGTACTGGTCGAACGGGGCGTCGCCGACGGCGAGTTCGTGTGCGCCGACCCGGCCGGTTTCACCGTCCGCTTCGCCGCCCTCTCGGACGGCCTCGCCCTGCAACGGCTGCGGCAGGCTCCTCCGCTCAGCACGGAGGACGCGCGGCGGCACATGTACCGGCTGGTCGAGACGGAGCTGGGGACCGGCGGACGCTGA
- a CDS encoding SGNH/GDSL hydrolase family protein: protein MSRPWIVGLLAGLLLLLTACGDPSSDPEAASTPSSPATGSTTHQRPPASPGASAGSASGAGTGAASEPASKGAATAGRPRPTVLYLGDSLAMENQKVLGGLLRDEARARYTSAPYSGTTLCDYLEGTGQDSLVPPKDKAAALVRRLRPDFVVLQFWGNAWGYTPCMDGITYDKKRAEYFARYTADAGRLTDQIEGAASGAKVVWVLQGPDPMTPDRVRRVNAVYEKQATASGDLLADAGKAVSAPSARYTWTQYLPCTAYEREHGPYCTQPSSGRTALHRDDDYLHFCLAPTTSTPKPCPVRSPGILRITRAITGAVLSAAD, encoded by the coding sequence ATGAGCAGGCCGTGGATCGTCGGATTACTGGCGGGACTTCTGCTGCTGCTCACCGCGTGCGGGGATCCCTCGTCCGACCCCGAGGCGGCGTCCACGCCTTCGTCCCCCGCGACCGGCTCGACCACGCATCAGCGCCCGCCCGCCTCCCCCGGAGCGAGTGCCGGGTCCGCGTCCGGCGCCGGGACGGGGGCCGCGTCGGAGCCCGCTTCCAAGGGTGCGGCGACCGCCGGGCGCCCCCGCCCCACCGTCCTGTACCTCGGTGACTCCCTCGCCATGGAGAACCAGAAGGTCCTCGGCGGACTCCTGCGGGACGAGGCGAGGGCGCGCTACACCAGCGCCCCCTACTCCGGCACCACTCTGTGCGACTACCTGGAGGGCACCGGCCAGGACTCCCTGGTCCCGCCGAAGGACAAGGCCGCCGCCCTGGTGCGCCGGCTGCGGCCGGACTTCGTGGTGCTCCAGTTCTGGGGCAACGCCTGGGGCTACACGCCCTGCATGGACGGCATCACGTACGACAAGAAGCGGGCCGAGTACTTCGCGCGCTACACCGCGGACGCCGGGCGGCTCACGGACCAGATCGAGGGCGCCGCGAGCGGGGCGAAGGTCGTCTGGGTGCTGCAAGGGCCGGACCCGATGACTCCCGACCGCGTCCGCCGCGTCAACGCCGTCTACGAGAAGCAGGCCACCGCCTCCGGGGACCTGCTCGCGGACGCCGGCAAGGCGGTGAGCGCGCCCTCCGCCCGCTACACCTGGACGCAGTACCTGCCGTGCACCGCGTACGAACGCGAGCACGGGCCGTACTGCACGCAGCCGAGCAGTGGCCGCACGGCCCTGCACCGCGACGACGACTACCTGCACTTCTGTCTGGCTCCGACCACCTCGACACCGAAGCCCTGCCCGGTCCGCTCCCCCGGCATCCTGCGCATCACCCGGGCGATCACCGGCGCCGTGCTCTCGGCGGCGGACTGA
- a CDS encoding pyridoxal phosphate-dependent decarboxylase family protein yields the protein MHPALAGDLSRLPELLQSARDFAAREVSEVEARPVVQSAVQQGKAPDAQPLPAEGSGAQGALARFAERWAPGFAATAGPRYLGFVTGGATPAAVAGDWLTSAYDQNAAGGDGSSAAALERETLGWLRELFGLGEAHSGAFVTGATMSNTVGLALAREWLGDRLGVRVAEAGAAALGPVDVLSGSPHSSIPKALSVLGIGRDRLRTVPVLPGGREAVDVARLAEALEALDGRPAVVVANAGTVNTVDFDDLRAIAELKERYDFWLHVDAAFGGFAALSPEYAHLTDGIDAADSVCVDLHKWLNVPYDAAVQFTRHQDLQVRVFHNASPYLGLLTGEPDFVHLTPENSRQLRALPAWFSLTAYGREGHREIVERNVAQARRLGEGIAAVPGLRLLAPVRLNVVCFTLAGSASQERVQALGRAVAESGEAFLTPTFHEGRHALRAAFSNWRTSEADTDRVLDAVTRAVGALPPPEGTGDGS from the coding sequence ATGCATCCCGCACTCGCCGGCGATCTCTCCCGGCTCCCCGAACTCCTCCAGTCCGCCCGTGACTTCGCCGCCCGCGAAGTGTCGGAAGTCGAGGCCCGGCCCGTGGTCCAGTCCGCGGTCCAGCAGGGCAAGGCGCCGGACGCACAGCCACTTCCGGCCGAGGGCTCCGGCGCGCAGGGCGCCCTCGCCCGGTTCGCCGAGCGGTGGGCGCCCGGCTTCGCCGCCACCGCGGGTCCCCGCTATCTCGGCTTCGTCACCGGCGGCGCGACTCCGGCCGCGGTCGCCGGGGACTGGCTGACCAGCGCCTACGACCAGAACGCCGCCGGTGGCGACGGTTCGTCGGCGGCAGCCCTGGAGCGGGAGACACTGGGCTGGCTGCGGGAACTGTTCGGCCTCGGCGAGGCACACAGCGGCGCCTTCGTGACGGGCGCGACCATGTCGAACACCGTCGGGCTGGCCCTGGCGCGCGAGTGGCTGGGCGATCGGCTGGGGGTGCGGGTGGCCGAGGCGGGCGCCGCCGCGCTCGGCCCGGTCGACGTGCTCTCCGGCAGCCCGCACTCCAGCATTCCCAAGGCCCTGTCCGTCCTCGGCATCGGCCGCGACCGCCTGCGTACGGTGCCGGTGCTGCCCGGCGGCCGGGAGGCCGTCGACGTGGCGCGGCTGGCCGAGGCACTGGAAGCGCTGGACGGGCGCCCTGCCGTGGTCGTGGCCAACGCGGGGACGGTGAACACGGTCGACTTCGACGATCTGCGGGCGATCGCGGAGCTGAAGGAGCGGTACGACTTCTGGCTGCACGTGGACGCCGCCTTCGGCGGTTTCGCCGCGCTGTCCCCCGAATACGCGCACCTGACCGACGGCATCGACGCCGCCGACTCGGTCTGCGTCGATCTGCACAAGTGGCTCAACGTCCCCTACGACGCGGCCGTGCAGTTCACCCGCCACCAGGATCTCCAGGTGCGGGTCTTCCACAACGCGTCGCCGTACCTCGGTCTGCTCACCGGCGAGCCCGACTTCGTGCATCTCACGCCCGAGAACTCACGGCAGCTGCGCGCGCTGCCGGCCTGGTTCTCGCTCACCGCGTACGGCCGCGAGGGGCATCGCGAGATCGTCGAGCGGAACGTGGCCCAGGCCCGGCGGCTCGGCGAGGGGATCGCGGCCGTACCGGGGCTGCGGCTGCTGGCGCCGGTCCGGCTGAACGTCGTCTGCTTCACGCTCGCCGGGTCCGCCTCCCAGGAACGGGTGCAGGCGCTGGGCCGTGCGGTCGCGGAGTCCGGCGAGGCCTTCCTGACCCCGACGTTCCACGAGGGGAGGCACGCGCTGCGGGCCGCGTTCAGCAACTGGCGGACGTCCGAGGCCGACACGGACCGGGTGCTCGACGCGGTGACACGGGCGGTCGGGGCCCTGCCGCCGCCGGAGGGGACCGGCGACGGCTCGTAG
- a CDS encoding L,D-transpeptidase family protein, translating into MGDTRRRTAVALGITGLVVPLTVALGAAPAQAASCTTSTGPYQKQVEKFLGRPVDGRQSAADCKATKAFQTKHGITPNIGYAGSVTWGVMDLMTKQKAVGNKPNKDGKCPVNKGRIACVNLTLQLSWIQDGNTLVYGPVPVRTGRNGYETRTGLKKIYWRHIDHVSSIYDVPMPYSQFFDGGQAFHSVGVSMWNPPGSHGCVNMTKTTAKKYWSLLKKNDDVYVYGRKPGT; encoded by the coding sequence ATGGGGGACACGCGCAGACGGACAGCCGTCGCACTGGGGATCACCGGACTGGTGGTGCCGCTGACCGTCGCACTGGGCGCGGCGCCCGCGCAGGCGGCGAGCTGCACCACTTCGACCGGCCCGTATCAGAAGCAGGTGGAGAAGTTCCTCGGCCGGCCGGTCGACGGCAGGCAGTCCGCCGCCGACTGCAAGGCGACCAAGGCCTTCCAGACCAAGCACGGCATCACCCCGAACATCGGCTACGCGGGATCCGTCACCTGGGGCGTGATGGACCTGATGACCAAGCAGAAAGCCGTCGGGAACAAACCCAACAAAGACGGCAAATGTCCGGTCAACAAGGGGCGCATCGCCTGTGTGAACCTGACGCTCCAGCTCAGCTGGATCCAGGACGGCAACACCCTCGTGTACGGACCGGTGCCGGTGCGCACGGGGCGCAACGGCTACGAGACCCGCACCGGCCTGAAGAAGATCTACTGGCGGCACATCGACCACGTCTCGTCGATCTACGACGTGCCGATGCCCTACAGCCAGTTCTTCGACGGCGGCCAGGCCTTCCACTCGGTCGGTGTCAGCATGTGGAACCCGCCCGGCTCGCACGGCTGCGTCAACATGACGAAGACGACCGCCAAGAAGTACTGGTCGCTGCTGAAGAAGAACGACGACGTCTACGTGTACGGCCGCAAGCCCGGCACCTGA
- a CDS encoding Gfo/Idh/MocA family protein, whose product MTFSLGIVGAGQFSGQFAKLFLAHPGVGEVYVTDLLPERAEQLAAAEGLAGTFPSYQAMLESEAVDAVAIFTQRWTHGPLVVQGLNAGKHVYSAVPMAITHEEIASIIDTVRATGLTYMMGETSQYNPATVHARNQIADGSFGRLFYAEGDYVHDMDLGFYEAYQYSGGENWKATASYPPLLYPTHSVGGVLGAWQTHAVSVSAIGVQDDRGDGVFDEDVSQFGNDFSNATALFEVAGGGSFRTNEFRRVGYPSHIRESRFRFFGTEASMEQLATVAFWQDKKGVKDISELLEPKPTMSPDDPSLQHIAPELRAAFTSGSAPVHDRSRLPKEFENLHNGHEGSHHFLVDDFVTAVNTRTLPTVNAWVAARYTLPGIVAHDSARQGGARLEIPDFGDAPQA is encoded by the coding sequence ATGACGTTCTCCCTCGGCATCGTCGGCGCCGGCCAGTTCTCCGGCCAGTTCGCGAAGCTGTTTCTTGCCCACCCGGGTGTCGGTGAGGTCTACGTCACCGATCTCCTGCCCGAGCGGGCGGAGCAACTGGCCGCCGCCGAAGGGCTGGCGGGAACCTTCCCCTCGTACCAGGCGATGCTGGAGTCGGAGGCGGTCGACGCCGTCGCGATCTTCACCCAGCGCTGGACCCACGGCCCGCTGGTGGTCCAGGGGCTGAACGCAGGCAAGCACGTCTACTCGGCGGTGCCGATGGCGATCACCCACGAGGAGATCGCGTCGATCATCGACACGGTACGGGCCACCGGGCTCACCTACATGATGGGTGAGACCAGCCAGTACAACCCGGCGACCGTCCACGCCCGCAACCAGATCGCGGACGGCTCCTTCGGCCGGCTCTTCTACGCCGAGGGCGACTACGTGCACGACATGGACCTCGGGTTCTACGAGGCCTACCAGTACAGCGGCGGCGAGAACTGGAAGGCGACCGCCAGCTATCCTCCGCTGCTCTACCCCACCCACTCGGTGGGCGGCGTCCTCGGGGCCTGGCAGACGCACGCGGTGAGCGTGTCCGCGATCGGCGTACAGGACGACCGCGGGGACGGGGTCTTCGACGAGGACGTCAGCCAGTTCGGCAACGACTTCTCGAACGCCACCGCGCTCTTCGAGGTCGCGGGCGGCGGCTCGTTCCGTACCAACGAGTTCCGGCGGGTGGGCTATCCCTCGCACATCCGGGAGTCGCGTTTCCGGTTCTTCGGAACGGAGGCCAGCATGGAGCAGCTCGCCACGGTGGCCTTCTGGCAGGACAAGAAGGGGGTCAAGGACATCAGCGAACTCCTTGAGCCCAAGCCCACCATGTCCCCCGACGACCCCTCCCTGCAGCACATCGCGCCGGAGCTGCGGGCCGCCTTCACCTCCGGGTCGGCCCCCGTGCACGACCGGTCGCGGCTGCCGAAGGAGTTCGAGAACCTGCACAACGGCCACGAGGGCAGCCACCACTTCCTGGTGGACGACTTCGTGACCGCCGTCAACACCCGCACGCTGCCGACGGTGAACGCGTGGGTGGCCGCCCGGTACACCCTGCCGGGCATCGTCGCGCACGATTCCGCGCGGCAGGGCGGGGCACGGCTGGAGATCCCGGACTTCGGGGACGCGCCTCAGGCGTGA
- a CDS encoding ABC transporter substrate-binding protein produces MRIRTRTVVALTGVLALSLTTGCAKGGAAGAGKDTVTYWLWDANQLPAYEACAKGFESRNPGLKVKITQMGWADYWTKLTASFIAGTEPDVFTDHIQKFGQFADLNVLEPLDDLDIDDSAYQPGLAANWTGQDGHRYGAPKDWDTVALFYNKKLTEKAGLAADELNGLAWNPEDGGTFEKAIAHLTVDENGKRGDEKGFDKNNVKVYGLATGGAGDSDGQTTWSPFAASAGWKYTDKARWGTEYQYDSKTFQSAIDWYFGLAKKGYLAPFTDYTDGANPPNAQVASGRAATALDGAWMISTYYGTKGLDVGTAVTPAGPTGKRATMMNGLADSVTRNAPNKAGAKKWVRYLASDECQKTVGGYGIVFPATLDGTRTAVAAYRKKDIDVSAFTGPVTDEKDFTTFSFPVTDYAADVYALMRPAMQDVFANNAPVKGLTKTNDQINFILGQ; encoded by the coding sequence ATGCGAATTCGTACGCGTACGGTCGTGGCACTGACCGGTGTGCTGGCGTTGTCCCTGACGACGGGCTGCGCGAAGGGCGGGGCCGCCGGAGCGGGCAAGGACACGGTGACGTACTGGCTCTGGGACGCCAACCAGCTGCCCGCCTACGAGGCCTGCGCCAAGGGCTTCGAGAGCCGGAACCCGGGACTGAAGGTGAAGATCACCCAGATGGGCTGGGCCGACTACTGGACCAAGCTCACCGCGAGCTTCATCGCGGGCACCGAACCCGACGTGTTCACCGACCACATCCAGAAGTTCGGGCAGTTCGCCGACCTGAACGTGCTCGAACCGCTCGACGACCTGGACATCGACGACTCCGCCTACCAGCCGGGCCTCGCCGCCAACTGGACCGGCCAGGACGGCCACCGCTACGGCGCCCCCAAGGACTGGGACACCGTCGCCCTCTTCTACAACAAGAAGCTGACCGAGAAGGCCGGGCTGGCCGCGGACGAGCTCAACGGCCTCGCCTGGAACCCCGAGGACGGCGGCACCTTCGAGAAGGCCATCGCGCACCTGACCGTCGACGAGAACGGGAAGCGCGGCGACGAGAAGGGCTTCGACAAGAACAACGTCAAGGTGTACGGCCTCGCCACGGGCGGCGCCGGCGACAGCGACGGACAGACCACCTGGAGCCCGTTCGCCGCCTCGGCGGGCTGGAAGTACACGGACAAGGCACGCTGGGGCACCGAGTACCAGTACGACAGCAAGACCTTCCAGTCGGCGATCGACTGGTACTTCGGCCTCGCGAAGAAGGGCTACCTCGCACCGTTCACCGACTACACCGACGGCGCCAACCCGCCCAACGCCCAGGTCGCCTCCGGCCGGGCGGCGACCGCCCTCGACGGCGCCTGGATGATCTCCACGTACTACGGCACCAAGGGCCTCGACGTCGGTACGGCCGTCACCCCGGCCGGTCCGACCGGCAAGCGGGCCACCATGATGAACGGCCTCGCCGACTCCGTCACCAGGAACGCCCCCAACAAGGCGGGCGCGAAGAAGTGGGTGCGCTACCTGGCCTCCGACGAGTGCCAGAAGACCGTCGGCGGCTACGGCATCGTCTTCCCCGCGACCCTGGACGGGACCAGGACGGCGGTGGCGGCGTACAGGAAGAAGGACATCGACGTGTCCGCCTTCACCGGACCGGTCACGGACGAGAAGGACTTCACCACCTTCTCCTTCCCGGTCACCGACTACGCGGCGGACGTGTACGCCCTGATGCGTCCCGCGATGCAGGACGTCTTCGCCAACAACGCCCCGGTGAAGGGCCTGACCAAGACCAACGACCAGATCAACTTCATCCTCGGCCAGTGA
- a CDS encoding carbohydrate ABC transporter permease has protein sequence MTAVTATTTKVRPAPRRKLSLGKVVAWTVMGAMVLITLLPFYWILRTALSSNTALAAHPGDLLPVDLTTGGFERALGLQSTKEAIAEGGSGGGLKFWRYLVNSVIVSTLITVFQILFSAMAAYAFARLRWRGRDKVFGLFLAGLMVPTIFTLLPNFVLIKELGLVDTLLGISLPTMFMTPFAVFFMRQFFMNVPREVEEAALLDGAGKIRIFFRVMLPMASSPVLTLGVLTYITSWNDYFWPLMVSYSDSSRVLTVALAIFRAQTPQTGYDWSGLMAATLIAALPMLVLFGFFARRIVSTISFTGIK, from the coding sequence ATGACTGCCGTGACGGCAACGACGACGAAGGTACGGCCCGCACCGCGCCGAAAGCTCTCCCTCGGGAAGGTCGTGGCCTGGACGGTGATGGGCGCGATGGTGCTCATCACCCTGCTGCCCTTCTATTGGATCCTGCGCACCGCGCTGTCCTCGAACACGGCGCTCGCGGCCCACCCCGGTGATCTCCTGCCCGTGGACCTGACGACCGGCGGTTTCGAGCGGGCGCTGGGCCTGCAGTCCACCAAGGAGGCGATCGCCGAAGGCGGTTCGGGCGGCGGGCTGAAGTTCTGGCGCTATCTGGTCAACTCGGTGATCGTCTCCACCCTGATCACGGTCTTCCAGATCCTCTTCTCCGCCATGGCCGCGTACGCCTTTGCCCGGCTGCGGTGGCGCGGCCGGGACAAGGTGTTCGGGCTGTTCCTGGCCGGGCTGATGGTCCCCACGATCTTCACCCTGCTGCCGAACTTCGTCCTCATCAAGGAACTCGGCCTGGTCGACACCCTGCTGGGCATCTCCCTGCCGACGATGTTCATGACCCCGTTCGCGGTGTTCTTCATGCGCCAGTTCTTCATGAACGTGCCCCGGGAGGTCGAGGAGGCGGCGCTCCTCGACGGGGCCGGGAAGATCCGCATCTTCTTCCGCGTCATGCTGCCGATGGCGTCCTCGCCCGTCCTCACCCTGGGCGTGCTGACGTACATCACCTCCTGGAACGACTACTTCTGGCCGCTGATGGTCTCCTACAGCGACAGCTCGCGCGTGCTCACCGTGGCACTGGCCATCTTCCGGGCGCAGACGCCGCAGACCGGTTACGACTGGTCCGGCCTGATGGCGGCCACGCTCATCGCCGCGCTCCCGATGCTCGTACTCTTCGGCTTCTTCGCGCGCCGCATCGTCAGCACCATCAGCTTCACCGGCATCAAGTAA
- a CDS encoding carbohydrate ABC transporter permease has protein sequence MTVASSSPPSRLSPRDVEGTASKPKPGRKRERDGGGRGDGALAALFIAPAMLGFLVFLLWPTLRGIYLSFTRYNLLTPPEWVGLDNYTRMVNDPIFWDSMKVTVEYVFINIGLQTVSALAIAVLLQRLTQSAVLRGIVLTPYLMSNVVAGIVWLWMLDTQLGIGNEIIAGLGFDRIPFLADETWAIPTIALINVWRHVGYTALLLFAGLQAIPGDMYEAAKVDGASEWRMFWRITMPLLRPVLAVVLIMTVIGSFQVFDTVAVTTNGGPANATNVLQFYIYGSAFGRFQFGYASAMSVALLVVLSAITILQYRLTRAGQTDLG, from the coding sequence ATGACCGTCGCCTCCAGCAGCCCACCGTCGCGTCTGTCACCGCGCGACGTCGAGGGCACAGCTTCGAAGCCGAAACCCGGCAGGAAGCGAGAACGTGACGGTGGCGGCCGCGGTGACGGGGCCCTCGCGGCTCTGTTCATCGCGCCGGCCATGCTGGGTTTCCTGGTCTTCCTTCTGTGGCCGACACTGCGCGGCATCTATCTGAGCTTCACCCGCTACAACCTGCTGACCCCGCCCGAGTGGGTGGGCCTCGACAACTACACCCGCATGGTCAACGACCCCATCTTCTGGGACTCGATGAAGGTGACCGTCGAGTACGTGTTCATCAACATCGGTCTGCAGACGGTCTCGGCGCTGGCCATCGCCGTCCTTCTGCAGCGCCTCACACAGTCGGCGGTGCTGCGGGGCATCGTGCTGACTCCGTACCTGATGTCGAACGTCGTCGCGGGCATCGTCTGGCTGTGGATGCTCGACACCCAGCTCGGCATCGGCAACGAGATCATCGCGGGCCTGGGATTCGACCGCATCCCGTTCCTGGCGGACGAGACCTGGGCGATCCCGACGATCGCGCTGATCAACGTCTGGCGGCACGTCGGCTACACCGCCCTGCTGCTCTTCGCCGGGCTGCAGGCCATCCCCGGCGACATGTACGAGGCGGCGAAGGTCGACGGCGCGAGCGAGTGGCGGATGTTCTGGCGCATCACCATGCCGCTGCTGCGACCGGTACTGGCGGTGGTGCTGATCATGACCGTGATCGGCTCGTTCCAGGTCTTCGACACCGTGGCGGTGACGACCAACGGCGGTCCCGCGAACGCCACCAACGTGCTCCAGTTCTACATCTACGGCTCGGCGTTCGGCCGCTTCCAGTTCGGCTACGCCTCGGCGATGTCCGTGGCGCTGCTGGTCGTGCTCAGCGCGATCACCATCCTCCAGTACCGGCTCACCCGAGCCGGTCAGACCGACCTCGGCTGA
- a CDS encoding ROK family transcriptional regulator, with amino-acid sequence MTARAASWLPLSPGERSVAIEVLTRGPLSRSDIARRLDLSAGSLTRLTKPLIESGLLVEVAEGSAPPEVEVRQGRPSQPLDIVAESRTFVGFKITEDMVYGVVTTLRSDIVARHDLPLYSHDPQHVVEVLRAVTEEFARDFPGLAGIGIGLGGRASDRSVVDESAFLGWRDVPLARLLQERTGLPVVVENDVNALVEAESWFGAGRGLDRFAVLTIGAGLGYGLVSGGKRVVTAEDGRGVGRFWMVNPYGPLTPEGERGSAISLLTIPSIRYQVRAATGRDVSYDEILALAAEGEPMAARVVDEAARALGTLVAQIANFAMPEKILLAGEGVGLVDVAGPVVQQAVLANRHPQADPVNLETKVSDFHDWARGGAVLAIQTLVLGSGSGPA; translated from the coding sequence ATGACCGCACGTGCTGCCAGTTGGCTGCCGCTCAGTCCCGGTGAGCGCTCCGTGGCGATCGAGGTGCTCACGCGCGGCCCGCTGTCGCGCAGCGACATCGCCCGTCGGCTCGACCTGTCCGCGGGCAGCCTGACCCGGCTCACGAAGCCGCTCATCGAGTCGGGCCTGCTGGTCGAGGTCGCCGAGGGCAGCGCGCCCCCCGAGGTCGAGGTGCGTCAGGGACGCCCGTCCCAGCCCCTCGACATCGTCGCCGAGTCCCGGACCTTCGTCGGCTTCAAGATCACCGAGGACATGGTCTACGGGGTCGTCACTACCCTCAGGAGCGACATCGTCGCCCGCCACGACCTGCCCCTGTACAGCCATGATCCGCAGCACGTCGTGGAGGTGCTGCGGGCGGTCACGGAGGAGTTCGCCCGGGACTTCCCCGGTCTGGCCGGGATCGGCATCGGACTGGGCGGCCGGGCCTCGGACCGCTCCGTCGTCGACGAGTCGGCCTTCCTCGGCTGGCGCGACGTCCCCCTGGCGCGGCTCCTCCAGGAGCGCACCGGGCTCCCCGTCGTCGTCGAGAACGACGTGAACGCGCTCGTCGAGGCCGAGAGCTGGTTCGGCGCGGGCCGCGGCCTCGACCGGTTCGCGGTGCTCACCATCGGAGCGGGCCTCGGCTACGGCCTGGTCAGCGGCGGCAAGCGGGTGGTGACCGCCGAGGACGGGCGCGGCGTCGGCCGCTTCTGGATGGTCAACCCGTACGGCCCGCTCACACCCGAGGGTGAACGCGGCAGCGCCATCTCCCTGCTGACCATCCCGAGCATCCGCTACCAGGTCCGCGCCGCCACCGGCCGGGACGTCTCGTACGACGAGATCCTCGCACTGGCCGCCGAGGGCGAGCCCATGGCCGCCCGGGTCGTCGACGAGGCGGCGCGCGCCCTGGGCACCCTCGTCGCGCAGATCGCCAACTTCGCCATGCCCGAGAAGATCCTCCTCGCCGGGGAGGGCGTCGGCCTGGTCGACGTGGCCGGACCGGTGGTCCAGCAGGCCGTCCTCGCCAACCGCCATCCGCAGGCCGATCCGGTCAACCTGGAGACCAAGGTCTCCGACTTCCACGACTGGGCACGGGGCGGAGCCGTACTGGCCATCCAGACGCTGGTCCTGGGCTCCGGATCAGGCCCGGCCTGA
- a CDS encoding carbohydrate ABC transporter permease codes for MNTVARSERWSGYALLTVMAIAVVIPFLSVFLASLQPAGTPVVGLSWPERWNWDNYETAWSVAGFSDLIRHSLVIAVGVVPACLVLAALAGYALGTMKLPGGNAVAAFFIAGLTIPVELIVVPLYFDLRALGLTNSYLGVILVEIALFMPFSVFWMRTHFLSTPTSLVEAARIDGASSATILVRILLPLARPSLMTLGLLVFMWSWNQFLLVLVLIQDTTKHTAPAGLGFFVGQNSTDIPTLAAGTIIVMLPILILFVVFQRSFIAGLLQGAMKG; via the coding sequence ATGAACACCGTCGCGCGCTCGGAACGCTGGTCCGGCTACGCGCTCCTCACCGTCATGGCGATCGCCGTCGTGATCCCGTTCCTCAGTGTCTTCCTCGCCTCGCTGCAGCCCGCGGGGACCCCGGTGGTGGGCCTGAGCTGGCCGGAGCGGTGGAACTGGGACAACTACGAGACGGCGTGGTCGGTGGCGGGGTTCTCCGACCTCATCCGGCACAGCCTCGTCATCGCGGTCGGGGTCGTGCCCGCCTGTCTGGTCCTCGCCGCGCTGGCGGGGTACGCGCTGGGCACGATGAAACTGCCCGGCGGCAACGCCGTGGCGGCGTTCTTCATCGCCGGCCTCACGATCCCGGTGGAGCTGATCGTGGTGCCCCTCTACTTCGACCTGCGCGCTCTGGGGCTGACCAACTCGTACCTGGGCGTGATCCTGGTGGAGATCGCGCTGTTCATGCCGTTCAGCGTGTTCTGGATGCGCACGCACTTCCTGTCGACGCCCACGTCGCTGGTGGAGGCGGCGCGGATCGACGGGGCCTCGTCGGCGACGATCCTGGTGCGGATCCTGCTGCCGCTGGCCCGGCCGTCCCTGATGACGCTCGGGCTGCTCGTCTTCATGTGGTCGTGGAACCAGTTCCTGCTGGTGCTGGTCCTCATCCAGGACACCACCAAGCACACGGCGCCCGCGGGTCTCGGGTTCTTCGTCGGTCAGAACAGCACGGACATCCCCACACTGGCGGCGGGAACGATCATCGTGATGCTGCCGATCCTGATCCTCTTCGTCGTCTTCCAGCGCAGCTTCATCGCGGGACTGCTCCAGGGGGCGATGAAGGGCTGA